One part of the Ornithodoros turicata isolate Travis chromosome 2, ASM3712646v1, whole genome shotgun sequence genome encodes these proteins:
- the LOC135385562 gene encoding uncharacterized protein LOC135385562 isoform X1 encodes MEHTESLLPVDAVTFEDAKKTLFARGDDVELEFALNETVAPSHLHDIRVYRHRFCDPADSVLELPFSLWLRNSETERFKITFNVDLLEPNGIYQACYVADGKILGRSALFRSPCSEATESDDGDELVVLRPCEVREQEMQGQNLEFQKSRCKHLLAHTEALHSVIRSTNSRLIEEKVYSKELQKTIRVLVGEKDKAADEIAMLQQELINSQASLKEKDDVIASLKNKATERENKLAALKSEMKLRVGILEEETLSLQRQVKESNERYRKLRDEYDLSQMHLENAKERLEAHESTKQLLHAELVTMKEFKARMSEKLVGLTTENEELRNAVEKLSFRAETADAVVEANAGTELSNEVNNNVMDNPAVLELQERVQELVDRLNAAAGEYTKLYKDNKRQERLLFRYRHMEKENNPVTFSCTSLITEPRKISLMDPSILQPELKPIRDLRLPLEDSNIQCGIVLDSTPVSSASTSSCKACPPTVPNFVASNPSSQCSGGARPKESSQHVGPTALLRDRIKGSVPPIPCGKWSILRRSGHVPQIPVTPGKRIRCSLKERRSSLPLLSTGLNRTSETRTLCVGKRPELTTLTQKAQDACGDAVPSPKGVTCEHLKDHSFVAIPMPELGSEDHPASDAMKKTNCPVCSEELPHLEKHLRENHGQQPCPVCGQLFQIFLPPTYLQIHVDNHFAPELQSHAVQ; translated from the exons ATGGAGCACACTGAATCTCTGCTCCCTGTGGATGCCGTGACATTTGAGGATGCAAAGAAGACATTATTCGCAAGAGGAGATGATGTAGAACTTGAATTCGCCTTGAATGAGACTGTTGCACCAAGCCACTTACATGACATAAGGGTCTACCGGCACAGGTTCTGTGATCCAGCAGATTCTGTCCTGGAGCTTCCTTTCTCACTCTGGCTTCGAAACAGTGAAACCGAACGTTTCAAAATTACCTTCAATG TGGACCTGCTAGAGCCAAATGGGATATACCAGGCCTGTTACGTGGCTGATGGTAAAATTCTCGGAAGAAGTGCGCTTTTCAGATCTCCTTGTAGTGAAGCAACAGAGTCTGATGATGGAGACGAGCTGGTAGTCCTCCGTCCATGTGAAGTTAGGGAGCAAGAAATGCAGGGGCAGAATCTCGAG TTCCAGAAAAGCCGTTGCAAGCATCTGCTGGCCCACACAGAGGCATTACACAGTGTCATTAGAAGCACAAATAGTCGTCTCATCGAAGAAAAAGTATACAGTAAAGAGCTTCAAAAGACTATACGTGTCCTGGTGGGAGAAAAAGATAAAGCTGCAGATGAAATAGCCATGTTGCAACAAGAACTCATCAATTCGCAG GCTTCCCTGAAAGAAAAAGATGATGTAATAGCATCCCTAAAAAATAAagccacagagagagagaacaagcTTGCAGCTCTGAAGTCGGAGATGAAACTCCGGGTTGGCATTCTGGAAGAGGAGACACTTTCTCTTCAGCGACAAGTTAAGGAGAGCAATGAACGCTACAGGAAACTGAGG GATGAGTATGATCTAAGTCAGATGCATTTGGAGAATGCAAAAGAACGTTTGGAGGCCCATGAGAGTACAAAGCAGCTGCTTCATGCAGAGCTTGTCACCATGAAGGAATTTAAAGCTCGG ATGTCAGAGAAACTTGTTGGATTGACGACTGAAAATGAAGAACTGAGAAATGCTGTTGAAAAGCTGTCATTCAGAGCAGAG ACCGCCGATGCTGTAGTTGAGGCAAATGCTGGTACAGAGCTGTCCAATGAG GTGAACAACAATGTCATGGATAACCCTGCTGTGTTGGAGCTGCAAGAGAGAGTACAAGAACTTGTTGACAGACTGAACGCTGCTGCAGGAGAATATACGAAGCTTTACAAGGATAATAAACGACAAGAAAGGCTGCTCTTTCGCTATCGTCACATGGAGAAAGAG AATAATCCTGTCACATTTTCTTGCACATCCCTTATTACTG AGCCCAGGAAGATTTCCCTTATGGACCCCAGCATACTCCAGCCTGAGTTGAAGCCTATTCGTGACCTACGGTTGCCTTTA GAGGACTCCAACATCCAATGTGGCATAGTCCTAGACTCAACTCCTGTATCTAGTGCTTCCACATCAAGCTGCAAGGCATGTCCACCAACGGTACCAAACTTTGTTGCATCTAATCCCAGCAGCCAGTGCTCTGGAGGGGCTCGTCCGAAGGAGAGCTCTCAACATGTAGGACCAACTGCACTGTTGCGTGATCGAATCAAGGGGTCTGTACCTCCAATACCTTGTGGCAAGTGGTCCATATTGCGAAGGTCTGGCCATGTACCTCAGATCCCAGTGACACCTGGAAAAAGAATTCGTTGCTCCCTGAAAGAAAGAAGGTCAAGTCTTCCACTGTTATCCACTGGTCTCAATAGAACATCAGAGACCAGAACATTGTGTGTGGGGAAAAGGCCTGAGTTGACGACACTGACACAGAAAGCTCAAGATGCATGTGGTGATGCAGTGCCAAGCCCTAAAG GGGTTACATGTGAGCACCTTAAGGACCACAGCTTTGTAGCAATTCCAATGCCAGAACTAGGAAGTGAAGACCACCCTGCCAGTGATGCCAT
- the LOC135385562 gene encoding uncharacterized protein LOC135385562 isoform X2, producing the protein MEHTESLLPVDAVTFEDAKKTLFARGDDVELEFALNETVAPSHLHDIRVYRHRFCDPADSVLELPFSLWLRNSETERFKITFNVDLLEPNGIYQACYVADGKILGRSALFRSPCSEATESDDGDELVVLRPCEVREQEMQGQNLEFQKSRCKHLLAHTEALHSVIRSTNSRLIEEKVYSKELQKTIRVLVGEKDKAADEIAMLQQELINSQASLKEKDDVIASLKNKATERENKLAALKSEMKLRVGILEEETLSLQRQVKESNERYRKLRDEYDLSQMHLENAKERLEAHESTKQLLHAELVTMKEFKARMSEKLVGLTTENEELRNAVEKLSFRAETADAVVEANAGTELSNEVNNNVMDNPAVLELQERVQELVDRLNAAAGEYTKLYKDNKRQERLLFRYRHMEKENNPVTFSCTSLITEPRKISLMDPSILQPELKPIRDLRLPLEDSNIQCGIVLDSTPVSSASTSSCKACPPTVPNFVASNPSSQCSGGARPKESSQHVGPTALLRDRIKGSVPPIPCGKWSILRRSGHVPQIPVTPGKRIRCSLKERRSSLPLLSTGLNRTSETRTLCVGKRPELTTLTQKAQDACGDAVPSPKGVTCEHLKDHSFVAIPMPELGSEDHPASDAM; encoded by the exons ATGGAGCACACTGAATCTCTGCTCCCTGTGGATGCCGTGACATTTGAGGATGCAAAGAAGACATTATTCGCAAGAGGAGATGATGTAGAACTTGAATTCGCCTTGAATGAGACTGTTGCACCAAGCCACTTACATGACATAAGGGTCTACCGGCACAGGTTCTGTGATCCAGCAGATTCTGTCCTGGAGCTTCCTTTCTCACTCTGGCTTCGAAACAGTGAAACCGAACGTTTCAAAATTACCTTCAATG TGGACCTGCTAGAGCCAAATGGGATATACCAGGCCTGTTACGTGGCTGATGGTAAAATTCTCGGAAGAAGTGCGCTTTTCAGATCTCCTTGTAGTGAAGCAACAGAGTCTGATGATGGAGACGAGCTGGTAGTCCTCCGTCCATGTGAAGTTAGGGAGCAAGAAATGCAGGGGCAGAATCTCGAG TTCCAGAAAAGCCGTTGCAAGCATCTGCTGGCCCACACAGAGGCATTACACAGTGTCATTAGAAGCACAAATAGTCGTCTCATCGAAGAAAAAGTATACAGTAAAGAGCTTCAAAAGACTATACGTGTCCTGGTGGGAGAAAAAGATAAAGCTGCAGATGAAATAGCCATGTTGCAACAAGAACTCATCAATTCGCAG GCTTCCCTGAAAGAAAAAGATGATGTAATAGCATCCCTAAAAAATAAagccacagagagagagaacaagcTTGCAGCTCTGAAGTCGGAGATGAAACTCCGGGTTGGCATTCTGGAAGAGGAGACACTTTCTCTTCAGCGACAAGTTAAGGAGAGCAATGAACGCTACAGGAAACTGAGG GATGAGTATGATCTAAGTCAGATGCATTTGGAGAATGCAAAAGAACGTTTGGAGGCCCATGAGAGTACAAAGCAGCTGCTTCATGCAGAGCTTGTCACCATGAAGGAATTTAAAGCTCGG ATGTCAGAGAAACTTGTTGGATTGACGACTGAAAATGAAGAACTGAGAAATGCTGTTGAAAAGCTGTCATTCAGAGCAGAG ACCGCCGATGCTGTAGTTGAGGCAAATGCTGGTACAGAGCTGTCCAATGAG GTGAACAACAATGTCATGGATAACCCTGCTGTGTTGGAGCTGCAAGAGAGAGTACAAGAACTTGTTGACAGACTGAACGCTGCTGCAGGAGAATATACGAAGCTTTACAAGGATAATAAACGACAAGAAAGGCTGCTCTTTCGCTATCGTCACATGGAGAAAGAG AATAATCCTGTCACATTTTCTTGCACATCCCTTATTACTG AGCCCAGGAAGATTTCCCTTATGGACCCCAGCATACTCCAGCCTGAGTTGAAGCCTATTCGTGACCTACGGTTGCCTTTA GAGGACTCCAACATCCAATGTGGCATAGTCCTAGACTCAACTCCTGTATCTAGTGCTTCCACATCAAGCTGCAAGGCATGTCCACCAACGGTACCAAACTTTGTTGCATCTAATCCCAGCAGCCAGTGCTCTGGAGGGGCTCGTCCGAAGGAGAGCTCTCAACATGTAGGACCAACTGCACTGTTGCGTGATCGAATCAAGGGGTCTGTACCTCCAATACCTTGTGGCAAGTGGTCCATATTGCGAAGGTCTGGCCATGTACCTCAGATCCCAGTGACACCTGGAAAAAGAATTCGTTGCTCCCTGAAAGAAAGAAGGTCAAGTCTTCCACTGTTATCCACTGGTCTCAATAGAACATCAGAGACCAGAACATTGTGTGTGGGGAAAAGGCCTGAGTTGACGACACTGACACAGAAAGCTCAAGATGCATGTGGTGATGCAGTGCCAAGCCCTAAAG GGGTTACATGTGAGCACCTTAAGGACCACAGCTTTGTAGCAATTCCAATGCCAGAACTAGGAAGTGAAGACCACCCTGCCAGTGATGCCATGTAG